DNA from Solenopsis invicta isolate M01_SB chromosome 4, UNIL_Sinv_3.0, whole genome shotgun sequence:
GTACGCATAACATTGTTCTAGATTAtccatataaataattaaaatcatggATAATAAAGAAACATGGAACGGTACTGATTCCGGCGAGGAGATCGTTATTTCTGGTATTGCTGGTAGATTTCCAAATTCAGATAATATGCATGAGTTACGAGAAAATCTATTTAACAAAGTGGATCTTATTAGAGAAGACCATGGTCGATGGAAAAATGGTAAATATTTCATGCGTAATTAGATACAATGGTTTGAAATGGTAGAAATATCGTATGTGTTAGTATAGTGTTCTTTGTTACAAAATGTACGCTCTCTGTTTATACATACCGCGGTTCAGTCGTTGGCTTGCTTTAAGATATTATACGTCCCGAAAGTTAGTGCGAGCATAGACACGGTCAAGACAAGTACGCAGTAAAAATAAAGCCATAGTTAATTCCAATAGACAAAGAATATTTCTTCCCTTCATCTTTTATCAAAGCTTGCAGGGTCTTTCTAACAGAAATGTTTATGTCTGTTAAAATATATCACTTCtgaaattgtgtaaaataacgtatatatcattcaatatatttttgcgTTTATTTTATCTGGActttttcttaatgtttatatctatttacttttatgtattaaacacaAGTTTACTTTGTGGAGAAACCAATTCTAGATAATGTATCAAAGACATAcacaataacaaattaattttaatatctgatTACTTCTACTCTTTTTCTAGTTTAAATGTTGAGTGTGTTTTGCGTGTTTGTGCGAATGTGCATGACGGCCACGAAACTTACGAACAGACCTTCCTTTTTGTACGGCCCGGCGGCCTACCGTTCGTCAGTCTCTTACCAGATGTCGTGTGCGAAACGTTTGTATCAAAAATAAAGCAGTTCTTTTATACTCAATCCTTCTTAATTCTCTCTTCCAAGCGGGCTGGGACACGACCGAACAAATAAATTCACTGTACCgcaacattaaataatttaaaaaaatagagtaattaaataaaaatcaattttagttTACAATAATAGAAATGGACATCAATCTTGCATTTATATCCAGACAAAGTAATcatttaatatgatattaaacTGACATCAAAATGACTTTGTGGTTCTGAAGCTACAGCTATCACATAAGTTtgtttgattaataaattgcttctttaatgaatttatttatcatCTTTAGTATTGCTGGATTGTTAAAGATTTCATGTAACTAATAAATTGACTTTTaatgccatttttaaataaataattttagtaaatatttaagaatataacaatatagcaatattgttgtttttgtaattaaattgtttattcaaaattttggCAAATCACTATTTTGGGATTTTAAGATTGCTGATTGTGAATCCGATGTCAAAATGgcagacaaaattatcaaaatcgatTGGATTTGCTTAAAAGTTGTTATTTAAGTGATTTTAAGGTCTCTGATTAccaattcaattttaaaaatataaaatttgaactgCCAGATATCATATTGCTAATCAATATGATAAAGCTAGCAGCTGAGTGTTTCCAACGTGTCGCGAACTAGTTTTGCCGTATGTGATGGAGCATTGTcatggaaaaaaatgatttgtgttGCCATATTCTGGTCGTTTTTCGTGTAGCGAACGGTTCAAATTGATTAATTGTTGTTGGTAACGTTTGGTAATAATCGTTTCACCAGGCTTTAACAGCTCATAATAGACCACACCTTTCTGGTTCCACCAAACACAGAGCATCGTCTTTCTgccaacacatttttttgtaaaataaatattttctgaaataattaagaaaaactgtttcttctttaagtatatctcgaaaactagacgagagcgccaattaatttataagaaaaagttgttcgGTATCTTTGCCTttacaacatatgtcaaggtcaacatgattgaaGCTGGGTCCTctatagtgcacaattacccttatttaaaatatttattcagaattgaataatttctttattctttctttttaaaatagaaaataagaaatcaGTCAttacatacagggtgtcaggtaactaccgcctgtggtttcgtggattgatagattaagtaaaactgagcagaaaagtcctttaccattttttattatttgccatagttaacgaaaaaaaattaataaagtctgtgAATAAgcacgtatcaccgcgcgcaaggactgcccgccggtcgccgagacgtaggcagccgcggctgtaggtgcggcgctgtgcggtgaggagggaaaagcagtaGTAGCTTTGACCTcagagcggcgcggcaaggagggagaagtagcaatgggtactcgcgagcggcgagcggtgctAGATCGTTACTCTGAGCTGTTTGTTTTCtcgttttcttatgaaaatgaaattttttaatacaatatctaaatatggaaatgtatctttttttattacaaatgtgtgtatacacacatacatgcataaACAACGCGTGACAGATACGCgcaatttaaaaagtaattttttgcgctgtggtaagaaaatgataaagtgctatcatttTCACACCACCTTGCGGTAGATAGTATAGTgcgttttttttaagtaatatccctactaggcctaatccacttttttgcatttttaatgcaaGAATTGTTCGAAGTACCGTCCTTGTTCTCGTACGCAAAGTTcggcaagaaaaaaaaatgcaagaaagtgGATTAGGCCTATTGGGCCCGCCCAAGGTAgtgtggaaatgatagcactttatcatttttttactagaacgcaaaaaattacttcttaaaTCGCGCGTATCTGTCACGTGTTGTTCatacatgtatgtgtgtatacacacatttgtaatgaaaaaagatacatttccatatttaaatattgtattaaaaagtttcattttcataagaaaacgaGAGAACGAGCAGCTCAGAGCGACGATCTagcaccgctcgccgctcgcgagtacctagagtcctatataaagagagaagcgacatcgaacccccaccacaaccttcaatatccaattgagtcctccaccgccattttgggaccgctctaacgtcatcaaacaccattcgtatcattctgcaaacagctgtggtcacaatatggctgctcgtttAGCTAATCAAGTATCAAtaagattaccaatcagagcttcggacatcaatgtcacttctctctttatataggactctacgaGTACCTATTgctacttctccctccttgccgcgcaGCTCTGAGGTCAAAGCTACTACTGCTTTTCCCTTCTCACCGCACAGCGCAGCGCcaacagccgcggctgcctacgtctcggcgactggcgggcggtccttgcgcgcggtgatacgcacttattcgcagactttattaatttttttttttgttaactatggcaaatattaaaaaatagtaaaggacttttctgctcagttttatttgatctatcaatccacgaaaccacgagcggtagttacctgacaccctgtatcaCACAGAAAAGGCTGAAATGCGTCTGCTCTCAATACTGACGCTGCACAAATGAATTTTTGTTGCAAGACAGTCCGCTGATAGTGGTAAGGGTACTAATGCCGTTGCGGCGTAGAGTACAGGGCTGCACTACGTAACTGTTCCTGcgcttttccttcctcaccgGGCACCAGTTGAACACGCCGTTCGGTGTGAAGGTCGCTTCGTCCGTCCACAGGATGCGGTCGGGGAAATGGTCATTTCGCCGACACTGCGCGAGTTATCCTATATTCATTTAGCCGGcagttaatatttcttataactaGCGCAAACactttatgaaataataagaaCACCTTCACAAAAGTAAATGCGCTGCTCTGCATCTCgcgcaaaaatttgttgcaccCGCTGATAGTGGTACGGGTACAATCCGTTGCGGCGTAGAGTACGGTGCACTACGtactgctgcttttccttcctcaccgcacagcgccgcgcctacagccacGGCTGCCttggcgaccggcgggcggtccttgcgcgctcTTATTCACAgactttattcatttttattttgttaactatggcaaatattaaaaaatgccaaaggacttttctgctcagttttatttgatctatcaatccacgaaaccacgggcgatcgttacatgacaccctgtatactaaCTTCGTTTGTATTTTCAGGTGATGTTgattgatttaacctttcagcaataacttttttttatatattcacttttggaaggtaattaatttggaatgcaatatttaaatttgagcGTCGCTTTGCTAAAAGTtagactgtgtcgaactttgagcgtttatcccctgaatttgccaaattgatgaaaattgatggagaaggggtaaacgccagcgtttagtcgctaaaagttggactgtgtcgaactttgagcgtttattcgctggattcgccaaattgatggagaggaggtaaaacgccagcttttacttGCTGCGTGAACTTGCACCCTAATAGTAgcagtaatgaaaaaaaagaaagagatcgTATACTTTAAAACGATACTGGATTGAACctatatttagagaaaaaaatttacatggaTTTTACGATAAGATATTTACTGTGTTACAACTTGAAGATTCACgacttcaaaaattattttagaatgtcTTCAACTCAATTCAAAGAACTTTTAAGTATTATTGGTCCTCATATTTACAAGATACATTAGAGcagctttattatttaaactaccctaacagcacaaagtCGACTTTAAGTCGACTATGAGTCGGCCATAACTGCTAGACGTCTGGAAAATGGACGTCCATAAATCGACTTTAGACGACTTAAAGACGTCTATAAGTCATACAATGTCCCACTTTAATcgacaactataagtcgacttttagagacgtctttaagtcatacatttgaagacaactataagtcgactaTAGTTAGCCATCCTACAGACATTCTATGCAGTTGTAAAGGAAGGAATATTGAAATtgggaaaatatgttataacattttttacttgtttgattcgttttatttaaaaaaaaaaagaaaattgttataatatgtaaagcaaatataaatgtgtatatctgtgtatatgtattgtgcgcatttgtttaactttgtgtgtgtatatgtatatcacaataaCTTAATGTATACAAAATTATCTCGCATAATATAACTATTGTATACAGAtgcatttgttaagaaaaataataataaaaataataataaaaacttttaactatagtatattaatggacgtcacataagaaaaaaaatctttatttctcacCTCTCGTTAAATATcctgtatacatgtatagattctaaatttatacaatgtcaatgtaaaatgttctttctatataaattatagaacttagctaactttttaagaaatggaTCCTTTGTTGTAGATGctgcaaagataaaatattcttttttattttgcattctgcAACTCGAATCTCTAGTGGATAAAGAATGTCACTTTGTTTTACTCAAGATATTGATACAtgataatttgtttatcttgaTTGCTGGTACATTCCTTGTGTTCTTTTCTGCAATTAGAATGCAcaaattgaaagtgatattattaaaaaaacaattgaatcaatcatttaaaaaataattcaacttaaataaaaaaaaaattaattgagcgtCAAAATCAAGATGTTAATatctataacaatatttaattaatatcaatttttaattaattttagtgctgcagttgtaaaaactagacatctttaattctctaaaagtgagagttgttgacgtatgttgtttttcaaatgaacaaattaatttttgttttgaaaacaaAGCTCACTTGTAGTAAATATGTTCAGTTGTAGCTTCTTTTCTCCGTCACGTAAAGTTCTTTATGACTCTGCCAGTTTTCGTGCCACTCAACCTCGACACCGACATAAATACCATGGATTGGAAATGCTTTGGCAGAGAAATCTCGATACACATATCTCCAGTGTTTTTAACTGCTTCGGCACCACTGatctcaaaactaaaatattcgcaattgatcgtttaaatatttggatttatatctaattgatatggttttacaaaaaaatacatactataGTCCTACTTCACGACTCGTCTGTCCCTCAACAACGGCTCACAATGGCAATCGCCGCACATGACCGGTATGGCTGCACACGCTCcgatggataataaaaaatagcggagagtacaagagaatttTGTATGTCCGAACGGCTGCAGCTAATAGTCTTTATTCAATAAGCACAAGACCCGACAGACGGGTAGGATTACAACAACGCGGATTGactcttgcaagaaacttgatgACTCTCGCTTGGCGCTACATGCAGCAGCGATGACAGCGGTGCTCGCTCACTACAATGGCGCTCAGTCGAGTCGAGTCGATTTCAAAAtgtctttttctagacgtcttaaagtcaacttttgaaagacgtctgcagacgtctatgcaaagtcgacttgcagtcaactctgaaagcctgacttagaaaagtcgacttacagtcgacatacgaggtgtgttcaaaaagtatcgcgaattttgaattttcgcgggttacgtatattcgaatttcgatctttttgtggcgttatgttggtactcatgtctctcacttatgccgacaagctcggccattttgaatgttcacttaattgttgacagctgctttgcttgcacgtgttttggatcgtcttcgatttttacctattcaaaaaaatggatcaaagaacctgtatcaaattttgtgtgaaaaacgaaattaagtgcgcggatgcattccgaatgttgactgtggcatacggagaagctaccttggaccgaagcaacgtttatcggtggtacaaaatgttctcagaaggccgagaagatgtgaacgacgaagagcgtgccggacgcccgagcacttcaacaacagacgaaaaaattaatgaagtggagaaaatggtattggccaatcgtcgaatcaccgttagagaagttgctgaggacctaaacatatcgattggctcgtgccattcgatttttatcaatgatttgggcatgagacgggtcgccgcgaaattcgtaccaaaattgctcaattgcgaccaaaaacagcatcgcatgaacattgctaatgagatgttggactctgtccgcgacgacccaaatttgctccagagggtcataactggtgacgaatcgtgggtttatggttatgacgtggaaaccaaagctcaatcatctcaatggaagctgccgcacgaaccaagaccgaaaaaagcgcgccaagttcggtcgaatgtgaaagttttgctgacagttttcttcgattgcaggggcgtggtgcatcatgagttcttgccacagggtagaacggtcaataaggaatattacctgcaagttatgcgcaatttgcgcgaagcaatccgccagaaacgcccggatttgtggaagaacaaaaattggcttttgcaccacgataacgcccctgctcacacatcgttgctcgtgcgcgactttttggccaaaaacaacacactaatgatgccgcaaccaccgtattccccagatctggccccctgtgactttttcttgttccctaaactgaagaggcccatgaaaggacgacgttacgctaagcttgacgagataaagacggcatcgaaggaggagctgaacaagataaaaaaaaaatgattttttgaagtgcttcgaagattggaaaaaccgttggcacaagtgtataatatctcatggggattactttgaaggggacaaaatagatattcatgaataaataaataatttttgaaaaaacacaaaattcgcgatactttttgaacacacctcgtatatatatatatatatacactactcaaaagaaaatagggaacactttccagacaccaaaaattaggctattttcaaatgactgtaactcggtgaaaaatcatcgtagataaaaaataaaaaaagcattttgaagcttgaagatccaactttaacgctctatcagcagattttcaaaattcttttaacttccttgtcttatgcagtaaaaaagcacaccctgttttgttccttaaaatttcgtatttttgacactttgcagctcgaccaacaaatttttttcgaacaattcaagtaaagcttcataaactacaacattttgcctacaaaatgctttttttaaaatttctctacgattttttttgaccgagttacgctactttgaacctaaacctgcattttttacaaatgatatccgtactccgtgaaaaatcatcgtagacaaaaaatcaaaaaaccattttaaagctcgaagttccagctttaacatgctgttaatggttttcaaaaattttttcaatttcttagtactatgccccaaaaaagatacactgttttttccttaaaataacgtatttttaacagcctgtagctcaataaaaaaatttttctcgacaaatccaatacaagtgccataaagtatgacattttctctacaaaatgctttttttaaagttttctctacgattttttttgaccgagttacaagactttgaagatatacattttttacagtacatttttccgaaaaatgacgtctaccgccgacattagcattacccaatgtgcaccacgtggaggttgtcggtcggatttttgcacatcgtgtgtgtgtgtgtgagtgtgtgtgtgtgtgtgtgtgtgtgtgtgtgtgtgtgtgtgtgtgtgtgtgtgcgtgtgtatgtatgtatcacagcagagataaggaccccgcagtaaAGGGTACCGATCTttgactatttttttatttagttgcCGGTAGTCAACGCACAATCTAATTGAACCGTCTTTTTTCTTGGCTAACACGACAGGACTCGCGTATTCCGACAAGGATGGCTGTATAATGCCTTCGCGTATCCACTCGTCTATTTGCGTGTTTACTTGCTCTTTTTCTCTAACGCTGATAACCGTCTCGCTCTCTGATACACAGGCTCATCGTCTTTTAATAATGTTGTCATTTTTAATCCGACTTCTCGCGTTTTCTTTGGCTTATATATCGtcagttaaaattttaaccgCGTCTCTACATTCCGCATCCGGTATATGCGTTACGTCTATACTATTTGCTTTGTCGAAACCCAAACTTATCTGCGATATTTCActgaattctttatttattgaatCAAGCTCCAGTGCATCGAAGACAATATTTCCGGCATTTATCGTAGTTTTATCGGTCTCTAGAAAATCTGCACCAATGAGCAAGCTGTGTTTCATGAGCGTATCCGAGACGACACGAACAAGCATCGGATATTTCTTATCGTCGATAGTTACGATCGTATTAAACTCGCCTAAAGTTTCGTTGTTCACTGACCCTACACCGCGAAAACAAATTACACTTTTTTCTAACTTTGGAGCGCCTATTTTAACATACTGATCTGCGCGCATCAAACAAATATCACTTCCGGTGTCGATAAGCGCTTCTACCTTCCAGTCGTTAAGTGACACTTCTTTCACATACCTTTTTTGGATGCTTTGCGTAACAACGTTGGTGTCGCTCACCGTCTTTTGCTGCTTGTCGCATTTTGATGCTAGATGTCCGCGTCCGCCGCAACTGAAGCACTTTGGTCCCTCTGCCTTCGTCGGACAGTCCGCACTCACGTGGTTCCGCTGGCCGCAGTTGAAGCATTATCTCTCGTTCTGTGGGGCCTCCTTTTTGCCCGCTTTCTCTGCATCCTGGCGACGACTTCCGGATACCTCCGCCTTTTTTGCAACATTGGCGGGAAGCCTCTCCTTCAGATTTACGTTTTTGAAGGCTTATAGCAATGATGCCTTTGAATCCTCCGACGCGTGACTGGTCCCTTAAACTCACCAACGGTATGCCATCAATAATGTAATCTAGCACCTCGTCCTTGTCGACAGGAACTCGATTAGCGAGAATTGACTTTGCGTGGACGTACTCGTGGAACGTCTCACCTCTCTGCCAGACTCTCTGCTCAAACGTCTTCCTCAGCTCGATTTTGTTCGGGCGGTGGTCGAACATCTCACGTAGCTCACTTAGCAGATCGTCGACGGCGGACTCTACGCGAATAGGTTCAGAACGGAACCATTCCAAAGCCTTGCCTTTAAGTCTCATGCTGATCAGAACCCTGGTATAGCCCTCCGTCAGGCCATACGTCCTCCTCAGCAAGGTCAACTGTTGCTCCCAGTTTCCATAATCGCCGGTGTCTCCGTTGAAGTAGCCCAGTAGATCTGCTATGGTCGTTATGCTCAACTTAGACGACACTGCCTCTCGCTCTACTCGCTGCTCACGGTCGGACACATTTGCTCGCTGCATGTCTCGCAGTAGCTGCAACTACGCCCTGGCAAGAGCTAGTTCGCAATCAGCAAGCTCTTTTTCCCGTCAGCACAGCTCGATCTCCCTCTGATAGTCGGCGACGATTGATGAAACCGCCGTGCCCGTCGTACTCGTCGTGTTCGTCGTGCTCGCCCCTGCAACATTGGGGGTCGTTTTGCATCCACGCTACCGCTGGATCTGCTTCTATCAATCGGGCAATTAGCTCGGCTTTATTTCCCGCTATGTTTAAGCCCAACGCCTTCAATTTCTCCTTTAACTCGATTATGGTGAAATCGCTCGGCTCTCTGACACTCATGTTGTTCTCGCTGTATCTCGCTATCTCTCGCTGCTTCTCGCTGTCTCTCGCTGCTTCTCGCTGTCTCTCGCTGTTTTTCGCTGTTTCTCGCTGTTTTCTTGATGTTTCTCGCTGCTTCTAGTTGTTTCTCGCTGTCTCTCGCTGTTTCTCGCTACTTCTTGCTATATTTCAATCTGACTGCGTtgatcccggacgagccccaaAATTTttaggatgctatagtgacgggaattaccgacacattacagtgttcattcatttttgaattggctctacagatcacaaaatccttttacagaacaaaagtacgcaccaaaacaaagtgcgggctagtaaattttacgagaaaatcgaacaaaagttaaaaatttatttatttttggctcgtggatctgtcaaccgaggttaacttttgtcatttactaacgttctgtagctcatatgtatgaaatgagatcAGGCCGCAatttagaaaactctaacgaacaacactgactgtgtgtcattccagtcaaaagcctaacaaaaaagtttaacatgtaaacagctgtacgtgtacaaatttcgcttagcgcacgtaaacaatggcaagcagagtagtgactgtagttgataggtctattcggagatggcgaaataatcaaaaaacaaagacagatctatgcgttggacaaagagcgatagcctggtctccctcaaaaaataatctgcaatgccgacgtcgaggaagttctttggTCACTATACGagatgtgatcaaaaagtaacatgattattttatacagtcattttattaacagtcactttattaaaatattaacaattttaattcttacaattttgtaatattgttacaGGCGAATGCAGAGATTATGTCCAAAAGGAATTCAAAAAATTGTCACGACAATTGTATAAAATCGAAGCGCTGCTAAAAGAGCCGAATGCAGGACGAGGTGACGAGGTTGTAGgacaagaatatatatataataaaaaatatatattatgttgaactatgtttgcaaatttctttgtttcataacaatgtttttcttatcaaaatcattttttattattattaaatcatgacTTTTACTtgcattaaagaataaataagatttcGTGATAATAGCTTTTATGCAGCACTTACGAAGCAATACTGTATACTAGATTAATAAaacttagaaataaatttattatttttttaagaaactatgattttaagaaatcgtaataacgttttacattttaatattaacattatacacatttatatttaaattattgatactGTGTATGTATACCTTGTATGTCAGATAGGTAACATTCATCGTGCCATTCTTGATGACGCTCCATCATTGCAGGCTTGATTTTCCCAAAATTAGCTGACAAGATGCCGGACAATTTTTTAGACTTGTGTTgcttttctacaaaaatttaaataaagttacaaataGAATTTCCAAgtgaatatatatacacatagcTGTATTACTcaagtcaaataatttttcataccgTTCAAATCATTGATCCGTTTCGGAGTAGAGTCTACtgcaaaacaaacaaaattatacacaattgaTAGCAATGATGAttgttataattagaaaaaaaatgaccaATCGCAGTCaaatttaaagagaatatttgactgtaatttatcaattcttatTGCTTGTGACTTATAATACTAACTAATAGCTAACTGTAGAAAGCAGTGTTGCTAGGTCTACCGTTTTTTCatcgtattatttataattataataactttttctaaatataagttttatgtattacatgaaacttctgaaatttataatctaccgctttaaatttcaaatcaacCGCTTTTTAGACGTGATACCTACTGGTCAGTTTCTCAATCACCTGACAACACAGGTAAAAAAGCCTTTACATAAACTTACAAGTCTTTTCGTAGTTGGATGAGAATGTAGCACGCTTATTCATTTGCGATTGTGATGCCTTGGTTAAACTACCTTCGCATCGTGCATTGCTTTGATTTAATGTACGAACATTTTGGTAGGGATATCGTGGAAATTGTTTTTGgtgtattttttacaaaaattaaaataaaattaagaatagtatcatcaataaaaatatatgattaattcGTGCAAAACAACCCTACCTATTGTATTATTGTAAGTGATGTTTAtagttacattttcaaataataatttggtaattatgtagaatatccccaccacctccgattttgataaaattagactcattcgacgcgtttttgccTGAAATGAacaaatctggcagaaaaagtATCGGATTTCTtcgcaaaccgagatatcacGCACTAAAATTGACAACTATTAAGGTTAGGATATCTGTCACACCGACTAGatgtaactaattttattaaaatcagaggTGGTGGgggtattttacataattaccAGTGTTTTTGATATGGATGATTGTAAATGATGTCTTACCTTTACGTTGTTGGGAAATTGGCGGCATATTACCTGTAATAcagaaattgatatatataatgatcggaaaaataaaaaaccactTTACATATAAAACTAGTTTGCTTCATAAAGATTCAAAAAGTATTTGTTATAAATGACCTTTTGAAACAGCTCATAAGATGTTTCAATTAAAAGATATCTTATGATATGTTAGTTATACTACGAACATTCTTTAAATCTTTA
Protein-coding regions in this window:
- the LOC120357636 gene encoding fatty acid synthase-like, with the protein product MDNKETWNGTDSGEEIVISGIAGRFPNSDNMHELRENLFNKVDLIREDHGRWKNV
- the LOC120357543 gene encoding uncharacterized protein LOC120357543 isoform X2, which produces MLILILCVLHLMNHPNGRKKLENSPPMSLTPLMPVPISNMPPISQQRKDSTPKRINDLNEKQHKSKKLSGILSANFGKIKPAMMERHQEWHDECYLSDIQGIHTQYQ
- the LOC120357543 gene encoding uncharacterized protein LOC120357543 isoform X1 codes for the protein MLILILCVLHLMNHPNGRKKLENSPPMSLTPLMPVPISNMPPISQQRKVDSTPKRINDLNEKQHKSKKLSGILSANFGKIKPAMMERHQEWHDECYLSDIQGIHTQYQ